The following are from one region of the Coffea eugenioides isolate CCC68of chromosome 2, Ceug_1.0, whole genome shotgun sequence genome:
- the LOC113759902 gene encoding uncharacterized protein LOC113759902, producing MSNNLSLRTILTDCKLNDTNFLDWHRNVLIVLTHEKIEYVLDGPMPQEPEPTAPAAVRNAYKKHKDDNREASCIMVASMTPQLQQQHMNMGAYDIVQHLRELFEQQSRTVRYDTSKELFRCKMAEGAPVAPHVLKIIGLIEKLVELGFKMDQELNVDLVLQSLPDSFSQFVMNYQMNNLQHTLPQLLNVLKTAEKEIKKGKGSTGVLVVASSKKRKSQEKGFKKSKNKPTQKPKKAKADQSKATL from the coding sequence ATGAGTAACAATTTGAGCCTTCGTACTATTCTTACTGATTGCAAACTCAACGACACGAACTTTCTTGATTGGCATCGTAATGTCCTTATCGTTCTCACTCATGAGAAAATTGAGTATGTACTTGATGGTCCAATGCCTCAAGAGCCTGAACCTACTGCACCTGCTGCTGTTAGAAATGCTTATAAGAAACATAAGGATGACAATAGGGAAGCTTCATGTATCATGGTAGCTTCCATGACTCCTCAGCTTCAGCAGCAGCACATGAACATGGGGGCGTATGATATTGTACAACACCTGAGAGAGTTGTTTGAACAACAATCAAGGACGGTTAGATATGATACCTCTAAAGAATTGTTCAGGTGCAAGATGGCAGAGGGAGCACCTGTTGCTCCGCATGTCTTAAAAATAATTGGGCTAATTGAAAAACTGGTCGAATTAGGCTTTAAGATGGATCAGGAGCTGAATGTTGATTTAGTGCTCCAATCTCTGCCAGATTCTTTCTCACAGTTTGTTATGAACTATCAGATGAATAATCTGCAGCACACTTTGCCTCAATTGTTGAATGTGCTGAAAACTGCTGAGAAAGAaatcaaaaagggaaaaggctCTACTGGTGTGCTTGTCGTTGCTTCctctaagaagaggaagagccaagaaaagggatttaagaaatccaAAAACAAGCCCACCCAAAAGCCCAAAAAGGCAAAGGCGGACCAGTCCAAAGCAAccttgtga